In Bacteroidales bacterium, the genomic window CCGACAAAGAGAACCACATACTTCCCGGCCTCGTAGATCTCACCATTGGGCATCAGAATAAAGATGCTGTTAATGTTGGCCCAGAGCAGCACCAGCAGGAGTCCTCCTATAATGGCCTGATTGGCTGAGTAGCGTACATACAGATTCTTAAGCCTGGGAAGATCATTTTCCTCCAGGCTCTCGGAGACAAAGGGGGAGCTTATCTGCAGGGTAGCCCTTGAAGGAATCTCAATCATGGAGGTCATAAAATAGCTGATGGTATAAATCCCCGTGCTTCCCAGACCAATCATTGACGAGATCATAAAAGCATCCACCTTGGTAACAATGTTGGATCCTATTCCAGCCAGGAGCATAAAACCCATATAGGGGAAAATGGCCCGCCGGATCTCTCTCGACACCCCGGAACCCTGCTCCCCGGGCATCAGGATCCGCTGCAAACGCTTGAAATAAGAGAAGAGTATAAATACGGCCAGGGCATAGGAAGCGATAACAAGCAATACGTACAGATCCACAGATAAGCGGAGGTGGAAAAAAAGAATGGCTGAAGCGATCAGGAAAACCCTTAAAATGATATCCCGGATGAGCTTCGGAATGGTAATCCTGTAATAAGAAACAGCAAAGTTCTCAATTATTCCCATATACACACAGACCAGTCCGAAGGGAATAATCAAAAGAAAAAACCTGCTGTAAAGGGGGGAGTTCTCCGTAAAAAAGCCCTGCAGGTAATCCTTCCCCAGGAAAACAAGAGTCCCGAAAAAAACGATACTGATCAATGGCAAAAGTAAGGCGTAGCGGTAGGCCTCCCGGAGCATTCCCATTTTCTTTAGCTGGGGACTGAAGCGGATAATCGCATTGGGAATTCCGATTTGTGCAATAAAGGCAAATAGAAAGGCCGAGTCTGTTAACATGCGGTTCAGGCCTATTAATTCAGGACTAAGAAAATAGGGATAGATAAAAATGGTGGAGACCATTCCGATAACTGCCCCGGCATAACTGACCACCGAAGCCTTGATGCTTTGCCTGATCACTATCCCCATCCTAAAATGCTTTCAATATTATTCGTTTAAAAAACAGGACCCCTCGAAAAGGGACCATCTCTTTCCAGCTCAAATACTTTCTGTTAATTAACGTGGTTTTGTTCCGCTTCATTTCCCTACCTTCAAAAGACTGGATCAATTCCAGGTATTTTCCGTGAGAAAGGGAACTGGAGAAATGATCACGGGCCCTTTTCGCTGCATTTTTACTCTGCAAATTTAAAAGATCGGGGCTTCCGAGCAGCTCTGCGATACGCTGAGCAAATTCATCTGCCTTACCCGGCTCAACAAGGTATCCCGAACTTCCCTGCTCGATGCATATGTCGGTACACTGGGGCAAAAGAGAGGAGACAGGAACGCAAGCATGG contains:
- a CDS encoding polysaccharide biosynthesis C-terminal domain-containing protein, whose product is MGIVIRQSIKASVVSYAGAVIGMVSTIFIYPYFLSPELIGLNRMLTDSAFLFAFIAQIGIPNAIIRFSPQLKKMGMLREAYRYALLLPLISIVFFGTLVFLGKDYLQGFFTENSPLYSRFFLLIIPFGLVCVYMGIIENFAVSYYRITIPKLIRDIILRVFLIASAILFFHLRLSVDLYVLLVIASYALAVFILFSYFKRLQRILMPGEQGSGVSREIRRAIFPYMGFMLLAGIGSNIVTKVDAFMISSMIGLGSTGIYTISYFMTSMIEIPSRATLQISSPFVSESLEENDLPRLKNLYVRYSANQAIIGGLLLVLLWANINSIFILMPNGEIYEAGKYVVLFVGLGKLIDVSTGINNLILIYSKYHRSLILFVLILGVVTVSGNYILIPILGITGAAIASLTSYFIINSVVILFIRYKLGIQPFTLKSLWIFLLISLSFLINFLLPTLGHWFLDSLYRSLVLLGVFVGCTYYLMLSDDLNSLVKRALSSMGRGLRS